One window of the Periophthalmus magnuspinnatus isolate fPerMag1 chromosome 17, fPerMag1.2.pri, whole genome shotgun sequence genome contains the following:
- the LOC117384934 gene encoding alpha/beta hydrolase domain-containing protein 17A-like has product MNGLSIRELCCLFCCPPCPSRIAAKLAFLPPEPTYALIPDLDPTPISTTESSSGPALPSLGAPGLRARLGAGGGSERGGDRGGGGGGGSTAGGGTSTGVIGEPRWKLHLTERAEFQYSQRELDVTDVFLARSSRGNRVGCMYIRCAPNARFTVLFSHGNAVDLGQMSSFYIGLGTRINCNIFSYDYSGYGVSTGKPSEKNLYADIDAAWNALRSRYGISPENIILYGQSIGTVPTVDLASRFECAAVVLHSPLTSGMRVAFPDTKKTYCFDAFPNIEKVAKIPSPVLIIHGTEDEVIDFSHGLALFERCPKAVEPLWVEGAGHNDIELYSQYLERLRRFINQDLAAQHA; this is encoded by the exons ATGAACGGCTTGTCCATACGGGAGTTATGCTGCTTATTCTGCTGCCCGCCGTGCCCCAGCCGCATTGCAGCCAAACTGGCATTCCTCCCTCCTGAGCCCACCTATGCCCTCATCCCAGATCTGGACCCCACTCCGATCTCTACCACTGAGTCCAGCTCAGGGCCCGCGCTGCCATCGCTGGGGGCTCCGGGTCTGCGCGCACGTCTGGGGGCTGGAGGTGGAAGTGAAAGGGGAGGtgacaggggaggaggagggggaggcggCAGCACTGCAGGCGGAGGTACCAGCACTGGGGTTATTGGTGAGCCCAGGTGGAAACTTCACctcacagagagagcagagttcCAGTACTCTCAAAGAGAGCTGGATGTCACCGATGTGTTCTTGGCTCGCTCCAGCAGAGGCAACCGTGTCGGATGCATGTATATTCGCTGTGCCCCCAATGCTAG GTTCACTGTGTTGTTCTCACATGGTAACGCTGTAGACCTTGGCCAGATGAGCAGCTTCTACATTGGTTTAGGAACACGCATCAACTGTAACATCTTCTCCTACGACTACTCGGGATACGGTGTCAGCACCGGGAAGCCCTCGGAGAAAAACCTCTATGCTGACATTGATGCTGCCTGGAATGCATTGCGCTCGCG GTATGGCATCAGCCCTGAGAACATCATCCTCTATGGGCAGAGTATCGGTACAGTGCCCACAGTGGACCTGGCCTCACGCTTTGAGTGTGCAGCTGTGGTTCTGCACTCTCCACTCACCTCTGGGATGAGAGTGGCCTTCCCTGACACCAAGAAAACCTACTGCTTTGATGCCTTCCCCAA CATTGAGAAGGTGGCCAAAATCCCGTCTCCAGTTCTGATCATCCATGGTACAGAGGATGAGGTGATTGACTTCTCTCATGGCCTGGCATTGTTCGAGCGCTGCCCCAAAGCCGTGGAGCCGCTGTGGGTGGAGGGAGCGGGACATAACGACATAGAACTTTACAGCCAGTACCTGGAGCGGCTACGGCGCTTCATCAACCAGGACCTGGCTGCACAACACgcctga
- the LOC117384948 gene encoding GRAM domain-containing protein 2B-like isoform X1, translating into MSQKKRKFSLDSSVSQEGVGLTRGRRGSWKKGQPQHSLDEARQHIQELNRSLPATTFRREQSIAEESFERTDINSSIPKHNKSFHKLFPEIPDKESMTHAFTCALQKDGLYQGKLFVSENNVCFYSSVLLKETKVIIPVSSVRQVKKHQSAMSLLIQSADGEKYLFVSLMNRGMCYKLLQSVCSHILPESNSSSPRVSSGENEVDFDVSSNSSREDSFDNHLSSKNNINNDFAEFSSEVQPRLIPPSQNIVTDQGNHREWIRSVANWITSLFFISETRNVHVLFYAYIILLLLLLLTSGYIGLRIIALEEHLTSLDSVAPASHHTGYKET; encoded by the exons CAGTCAGGAGGGAGTGGGTCTGACCAGAGGACGCAGGGGCAGTTGGAAGAAGGGCCAACCACAACACAGTCTGGATGAAGCTCGACAACACATCCAGGAGCTCAACCGCAGCCTCCCTGCCACCACCTTCCGCAG GGAGCAATCTATAGCTGAGGAGAGCTTTGAGAGAACAGATATTAACAGCAGT ATTCCCAAGCACAACAAGAGCTTCCACAAACTGTTCCCAGAGATTCCTGACAAGGAGAGCATGACCCACG CTTTCACCTGTGCCTTGCAAAAAGATGGGCTCTATCAGGGGAAACTTTTCGTGTCAGAGAACAATGTGTGCTTTTATTCATCTGTGCTCCTCAAAGAGACAAAG GTGATCATTCCTGTGTCCAGTGTTAGACAAGTGAAAAAACACCAGTCAGCCATGTCTTTGCTCATTCAATCTGCTGATGGAGAAAAG TACTTGTTTGTGTCCCTTATGAACCGTGGGATGTGCTACAAACTCCTCCAAAGTGTCTGTTCACATATACTA CCAgaaagcaacagcagcagcccaCGTGTCTCATCTGGAGAAAATGAAGTTGATTTTGAT GTATCCTCCAACTCAAGTAGGGAAGATAGTTTTGATAATCATCTAAGCAGCAAGAACAATATCAATAATGACTTTGCAGagttttctagtgaag TTCAACCCAGACTGATTCCCCCAAGTCAAAATATTGTAACAGACCAAGGAAACCACAGAG AATGGATTAGGAGTGTGGCCAATTGGATTACATCATTATTCTTCATCAGTGAAACCAGAAATGTTCATGTTCTCTTTTATGCCTACATCATACT ACTGCTGTTGCTGCTTTTGACTTCCGGCTACATCGGCTTGAGGATCATTGCTTTGGAGGAACATCTGACCTCTTTGGACTCAGTTGCTCCAGCGTCACACCACACAGG ATACAAGGAAACATAA
- the LOC117384948 gene encoding GRAM domain-containing protein 2B-like isoform X2, with translation MSQKKRKFSLDSSVQEGVGLTRGRRGSWKKGQPQHSLDEARQHIQELNRSLPATTFRREQSIAEESFERTDINSSIPKHNKSFHKLFPEIPDKESMTHAFTCALQKDGLYQGKLFVSENNVCFYSSVLLKETKVIIPVSSVRQVKKHQSAMSLLIQSADGEKYLFVSLMNRGMCYKLLQSVCSHILPESNSSSPRVSSGENEVDFDVSSNSSREDSFDNHLSSKNNINNDFAEFSSEVQPRLIPPSQNIVTDQGNHREWIRSVANWITSLFFISETRNVHVLFYAYIILLLLLLLTSGYIGLRIIALEEHLTSLDSVAPASHHTGYKET, from the exons TCAGGAGGGAGTGGGTCTGACCAGAGGACGCAGGGGCAGTTGGAAGAAGGGCCAACCACAACACAGTCTGGATGAAGCTCGACAACACATCCAGGAGCTCAACCGCAGCCTCCCTGCCACCACCTTCCGCAG GGAGCAATCTATAGCTGAGGAGAGCTTTGAGAGAACAGATATTAACAGCAGT ATTCCCAAGCACAACAAGAGCTTCCACAAACTGTTCCCAGAGATTCCTGACAAGGAGAGCATGACCCACG CTTTCACCTGTGCCTTGCAAAAAGATGGGCTCTATCAGGGGAAACTTTTCGTGTCAGAGAACAATGTGTGCTTTTATTCATCTGTGCTCCTCAAAGAGACAAAG GTGATCATTCCTGTGTCCAGTGTTAGACAAGTGAAAAAACACCAGTCAGCCATGTCTTTGCTCATTCAATCTGCTGATGGAGAAAAG TACTTGTTTGTGTCCCTTATGAACCGTGGGATGTGCTACAAACTCCTCCAAAGTGTCTGTTCACATATACTA CCAgaaagcaacagcagcagcccaCGTGTCTCATCTGGAGAAAATGAAGTTGATTTTGAT GTATCCTCCAACTCAAGTAGGGAAGATAGTTTTGATAATCATCTAAGCAGCAAGAACAATATCAATAATGACTTTGCAGagttttctagtgaag TTCAACCCAGACTGATTCCCCCAAGTCAAAATATTGTAACAGACCAAGGAAACCACAGAG AATGGATTAGGAGTGTGGCCAATTGGATTACATCATTATTCTTCATCAGTGAAACCAGAAATGTTCATGTTCTCTTTTATGCCTACATCATACT ACTGCTGTTGCTGCTTTTGACTTCCGGCTACATCGGCTTGAGGATCATTGCTTTGGAGGAACATCTGACCTCTTTGGACTCAGTTGCTCCAGCGTCACACCACACAGG ATACAAGGAAACATAA